AGCGAAATACCTCTGGCTAACAACGTCACAAATCCCCTGCAGATTGTTGCTGGGCCCTTGGGCTTTGGGAATGCAGTGCAGCTAGATATGAACCAAGAgcaggctagtagtagtagtagtagtagtgttagtggtggtgtatACTTGCATTTTATATTATTCCTCAagcctcatctttctcctctttgattTTCCTTCCCGCtcataccttccctccctccctcacagtgcCTCAGCATCGTAGACACAGAGGAGACAAAGAGTGGCTTGTATGACCCGGCCAGTGCCACGGCAGGTTTCAGTGTCAGCTTGTGGATGAAGGCGTTCTACACAGAGGAGAAGTTCCTCAACACACGTCTATCCCAGAACTACCCTCGAGAGTACATCATCTCCACAGGTAACTCCTTAACAGTGTGTTTGAAGGAATTAatgaatgatgtttttttttttttattgctttgatcacaacattaagagagagagagaggccatgaCCCACACAGGTAGCTCTCTCTCTAAGTCTTTAATGTACTATTTGTCATATATACAAATGAATTTATCCAGTGTCATGATAAACTGATATATTGGCACCAGGTTAAAAGAAAAATGGTTAGGATTGAAATTACCCAAAATACATCACTTTATTTTACtgctttacattatttttctgtCTGGGGGCATAGCTGAGGTTGCAAGTTGTTCATACACAGCTTAAGAGGCGAGTGATTTGGTAGCGAATCTTGTGACTTCATGGCAACGTTATGAAACCTTCAACCCCTCACTTAACTGTTTCTTCAGCTACAATCTCCCTGCAACATACATGCGGTCTCCTTTTTAATATGATTTCCTCCCTGTAATACTTTATCAATATCATTAGATCTCACTAGCCACACAACTCTTTCAACACCTACTTCATTCTGTCCTTTCACCATATACAATACCCCAAGTGATCAGTCTCCCATCTTGTAACCCAACAGGAGGAGATACAGTTGGGCACCCTGGTGTGGCCATCTACCAACATGGGGTCTTCCTGCATGGAGTAGTTAGCACTGGGACGGAGTACTGGGAGGCTAGCGTGCCAGGAGCCGTGCCTCATGATAAGTGGACGAATGTGGGCCTGAGATGGGCGGCTTCAATTGGAGTGGAGGTGAGTTTGGCAATATAAaatggttaacccgtccgctgtttTGCAAAAAGagcgtagaaaaaaaagcccgctactcaccgctcccataatagacaaaagtaaatagtggccaaaagggaggtcaatttcgggtggagtatTTGGAGTGAGATATCtggattggcacggatttcgctcTCACTAGTaatagcctggtaacacatactcccaggtctttttctgtctctgtggtggagagtggagtgtttcccatgtggtataggtatgctggatatctcctcccaaggtgcatgactttacatttttcttcattgcattgtagcagccactttttgttccattcctgtagcttggtgatgtcttcttgtagggaattcgcagtcaaggggttaagcggATATGTTGAGGGTGTGAAATATTAGAGCTTTAGGTCGAGGTGGAAGTGTTCTTATGGCTTTGGCTGTGTGTCTTTGAAAGGGTCTCAGACTTTTGGTGGTGAAACGGTTTAACTGTACTAGAGCTGTTTGTTCTGAGATGGAGACAGAGACAGGGGACATGGTTTGGGAAGAGAGAAACCTACCAATAGAAGGAAGAGCTTGGACATGTAGGTGTGGAAAATATGGAGGAATCTGACAAGTTGGGGAGAGATAGAGGCATTTAGCTAGGAAGAAAACTGATGAACTGCGATCCATattccattcatttcctctcttcactcctactcttttcctttctctattttattttgcttCTCCTTGGCTCCTTCATCACCtgccgcttcccttccttcctcagctatTGATCAACAGCGGCATCCAGGGCCACACCAAGTACCCAGTCAGTGTGGAGGCCTCCAGTGACCCTGTTGTGTTGGAGACCACTATCGGGTGTCGTAGGAACCCTGACCCTGCAgctacggtgagagagagagagagagagatttacatagatttacatagaaaatcagaccacacagaccccatggtccagacttggtggtctgtccttaaacctaagtgattttacattaatcagaagactccaaaacgttgcatttctactctagttgatattaagttgaaggaagtgacggtcgagcttatttttgaaggagtcaatcgtgttacactggaccactgatggtggaagcttattccattctacttttctagcgttggtgaagaaaaatttggtgcaatctgaatttacttgtctacatctgagtttcgccattgttcctcgtcgcagactgtcatcgatcataaacaatgttgatctgtctacattcgtgaaaccattaagtattttaaaacattcgatcaattttcctcggagcgacgtttctcaagagagaacatgttaaggagaaagcctttcttcgtaggatttgttaggaaggatcattttcgttgcttgacgctgaacaccttctaatttagcaatatcctttgcatggtgggggaccaaaactgtaccgcatattccaagtggggtctgactaaactgttgtaggcggagtattacatctttattcttgaatacaaagtttcttttaatgaagcccaacattctgttcgctttatttgctgcatcgatgcattgctgtgagaatttgaggtttgacgcgattttgacccccaagtctttgacgcattgaacgcttttgagtttaacgccgcgcattttgtattcgaacttcttattcctcgttccaacttgaaggacctggcacttgtccttgtccttgagagagagagagagagagattaacacatACTAAATATTTAACCCGGTCTGCCCTTTACTCACCAGATCCGCTACGACGGTTATTCAACTGTTAAGCTGGATGAGTACAGCACATGGGACCACTACTTGGAGGGGAACAACTCCATATACTTCCTGGGAGGCTATGGTGGGTGTTACTGTTTGTggtatggtgatggtggatggtTGATGAAATAAGCAAGTTGGACCATGGAGTGAAGGGGTCAGTTGGAATAGCATGCAGTGtaagggataagaaagaaagcTGTCGGACTGGGGTATCACATGGAGAGGTTTGTGTATGAGTGAATGAAAGGCCTGGTGGGTTAATGCGTAAGGGTGATAGCCGAAAGGATGTGACGTGTGAGGGTGCGTGAATGGACGGATTGAAGAGAGTGGCGAGTGTGTAATTAATACGGATaaatagaaattagggaggaataagtagttttaagtatttccAGGAGCCGTTACCGCACAGAACAGCTCCTGGCAACACTTATATTTACTTATAATACTTGAAACtacttattcctccctaatttctatttATCCGTACTTAGCAATTAGATACTGGCAGTACAAgtggaggcgttggcgggggagtgtgtgggagggctgttgtgagcaaggaggaggatgtgCATGTCTGTATTAATGAGGACCAAGAACATGCTAGCAAGTAAGCCTCCGTTGTGACCCGGCGCTGCCCCACTACCACTTCTATTCCCTGCCGTTTTATTTCAAAGAGAGAAGTTTCCATGTGAGCAAGTTTTATAATTGGTGTCAGTCAGTGATGTTCTCCTGGTGATAGCTTGGTGTTGTCTTCTCATAGGAAATCCGCACTCAAGGGGTTAACACTGGCACTCCATGGAAAACATATATTAACTACCTAACTATCTAAAGACTCAAGGACACACCAACTATCCATTTaaactatctaactatctaaaGGCCCAAGGGAACAACTACCCAATAAATaccaataagaggaggaggaggaggagtaagagaaaaaatTAACACATACTAAATATTTAACCCAGTCTGCCCTTTACTCCAATGAAAAAGTATGTAGTGGTTGAGAGGCAGTCTGGTGGAATGGCAAGTTTCGGGAATACATGAGACACAGGGAGGCAGGTATGACTTATGTATTAAAGGAGTGCATGAACATGGCAAACTGAAGGCTCCTGCTGTGGTCATTCCCTCTTTAGCAGAAACAAGAAACAAGTGCTATAGATAGATTAAAAAAAACCCACTCATTAATGAAATCGCCACTTACctgtttttcttcatctgtttcaACGTTATTCACTGTTTTGGTTACTACACTCTTTTATCCCAACAGTTGGTGAACCCTCGTACTTCACGCCGGAGGTCTTCTCAAGGCTTCTACAGGACACGGACTTGAGTGACCCtgagcagcgagaggtggcagcAGACGTATTGACAGCCTTCCTTCTGGACGCTGAGGGGACAAGTGAGAATGAAGAGATGGTTGAGGAGGTGGCAGCAGGAGGAAATGCAAGCAGTAACAGCAACAACACTGCCAACACCACTGCTAATGatagtggtgagtgagtgagttagcgtCAGAGCATAGTGTTGACTGGTTTCTAAAGCATAACTATCGCCAAGAAACATTAGCAATTAACTATTTTAAAGATAACTACAAATTagtctcgttattggggcccaggagacggTTTTTGGTTGGAAATCAGTAGAGGCTGAGTGCAACAATTTGGTGGTTAGTGTGTGTGCTTACGAATGTGCGTGGGTGCGTGGGTATGTCTTATCCACTCAAGGCAGCTCTTCCTCACTCTTATTCACTCTAACTTCCACATTAGTCACTTGTATGGTGCCTAGTCCAATGCCCTCTCCATTTCCAAGCACACACGTTCCACTTATCCATCTCTCCCTTGTAACATGTCTGTCGCCACTTGGTAGATGCTCCAGAAATAAGTGAATAATTTTgtcggaggaaagaagggagggagagagagagaggtagattcCTAGGtaaagagataatgagagaggaggagagagagagagagagagagagagagagagagagagagagagagagagagagagagagagagagagagagagagagagagagagagagagagagagagagagagagagagagagagagagagagagagagagagagagagaggagagagagagagagagagagagagagagagagagagagagagagagagagagagagagagagagagagagagagagagagagagagagagagagaccttaactACCCTATGTATCTctttatgttgtgtgtgtgtgtgtgtgtgtgtgtgtgtgtgtgtgtgctcatgtgTATGTCCCTTCCAATACAGATGCAGCTGAAACCAAGGAGTTTCAGGACATGGCAAAGTTGGTACTCAAACTCAGTGACCCGAGTGGCCTCCGTGCCATTCAGACAGAGGAGCAAACCCGTAGATCTCTGGTAAGTGCATCAAGtcgcctctccacctgaaattgacctctcttttggccactcttttcttttcacttttatgGGAGCAAcgtttagtgggcttttttttctgcactctttttgttgcccttgagttgcttcctgtactgtagaaaaaaaagaagaaaaaagcactcACTGATGTTTGCAATCACTTATATGCTCACTTGAATCGTGTCACTTATGAATGattgtcactttatattttcagtttatattttttcagttcagttcagtatTTCAGTTTATATTTTCAGTATATTTTCAGTAGTTAATAGATTTCTGACTTGTTATGAATCCCTCACTTGATGTTAAATTAGTCAGTGTGATCTGTTCGTAGTTTCATGTACGTTGTTGTATTTCAGTCTGACCCCACATGACCTCAGTAGCTTCccattaacccgtctgctgcagttgtcatggatttggctttcactggtagcctggtaacatatcgtcccaggtctttctctgcctctgtggtggatagtggagtgtttcccatgtggtattggtatgctggatatcccctcccaaggtgcatgactttacatttttctccattgaattgtagcagccactttttgttccattcctgtagcttggtgaggtcttcttgtaggaaatcctcagTCAAGGGCTAACCCACTCGCCAGCACATTCATCTGCCCTCACTGATGCACTATAACATCTCCATTCATTCCCACAGAACATACTCTCGGCTGCTTGCACGTTAATAAAACACAAACGaatggaggagtggaagaagtttGCTGCACAGGAGGATGGCAGGACCCTCATGGAATTTGTGAGGCACCTGGAGCAGTTTACTTTGGCCAGCGCCCTCGCCCATGCTCGCAGCGATTCCCCGACCTCTCCCATTGCTGCCACCTTGGACTGTGTCAGTGAGTGTAGATATTTGGTCTTCCGTTGCATAGAGGATTTGTTtgtgttatcattgttatttatgGATGTTTTGGTCACCTGTATCTTCAGCTTCAGGCTTAATGTGCAACTATTTTGGGGATGTAACCATGTTGAATAGCAAGttttctatactactactactatcactaatactactacacattctcctcctcctactactactaccactacaacttaCTATCATTTCCATGACAGATATTTCAGCTATTCACCCGCCAAGACCATTGCAACACATCTACTTACTTtgctctgtcctctctctctctccttcagatgTACAATTGGATACCCAGAAGGTGGACCAATTCCGGGAGCCCAGCCAAGATCTATTCACACCCATGTATAAGGGCAACGCTCGCCTCCTAGAAGAATGGGACTACAGGATTGACCGAGTGGAAGGTAGTACTCTATGTTCATGTCCCAGGTAGAGATAGATGGTTATAATGTTTGATAGTTTTTTTCAcagcccctccttcctcctccttttccccattaCACACACAACTCCATGCTTTTACAGTCCCACGAGATCTATTCACGGACCCGCGATGCCAGGACAGGTTTGTGGCGATCGTGTCTCAGGTGTACAAGAATCTTCACAAGCTTCAGGACCATCCACTGCCCCTGAAGGCTGGgtaagagtgtgtgtgcgtgtgtcttggtgatggtggtggtagtaatggtggttcaGGAGAGTATAGTAAATGTTGTGGCTGTTTCTAGTGGCTGTAGTggttgttgtagcagtagtaatagttgttaatgtagcagtagtagttgttgttcttgtatATTGTattgtaactactactactactgttcgtgtgtgtgtgtgtgtgtgtgtgtgtgtgtgtgtgtgtgtgtgtgtgcacttaaATTTGAATATATGCCTATGTTTTAGTAAATTTATTCCATTTTTTcactctcatttctcctctctacAGACGCCTAAACACAAAAGTCGATAACTTCATAGACTCCCGTATTATCAGTCTGAAAGTTGGCGCTACTCAGGTTCGGAAGCGCTCAGGTACAGTTGACCCAGAAACGCCCCCCTGCAAACCCAGCCCACTCAAGTCAAAGATGAAGCCACGCCTGACACACGAGACTAACTTGAAGCCCCTGCGACGCCTCCTCTTCCATGCCAACCTGACCAATACAGAGGTGAGCATGGGGTTAGGGCTAGGTGGGAAACGCTGAATCGCATCACAGAGTCCactttaacccgtccactgcaattggcacagattttaccttcactggtggcctggtaacataatactcccaggtcattctctgcctctgtggttgatagtggagtgtttccattgTAGTATTGGattgctggatatcccctcccaaggtgcaggactttacatttttcttcattgagttgtagcagccactttttgttccattcctgtagcttaatttggtgatgtcttcttgtaggaaatctgcagtcaagatGTTAAAAGGGGTCAAGGGCAGAGGAGAGCAGTGTTTGGAGGATGAGTCTGattggggaagagggaaaggaatgcaaAGTACACCGATTGGACGAGATGTTCATTTGGTGTGGAGGAAAAAACTGGGTATTATTGACCTCAAGGTTGTGGAGTGGCTGAGATGAGATGGAATAGTGTGTGGATGACAGGAAGTGGTTGTTAAAATATGTAGTGGTTGTTTTATATGTCACAAATATAATATGtgatgaataagaatgaaaatatataaagagtaTCCATACATTTTTACCTTtccaatattactactactactactactacttcaactaccactaccactactactactactactactactactactactactactactactactacttcaactaccaccactactactactactactactactactactactactactactacttcaactacttcaactaccactaccactaacactactaccactactataaccACTTGCACTCCATTCCTCCCCACACagctggaggggaggaggtgtgtgtggttCAACCCTGAGGAGGGGGATAATGGGGCGTGGCAGGGGGAGGGCTGTCGGGTGTGGCAAGTCGGAGAGGACTTCACCAAATGCATGTGTCGGCAAGAGGGCATGTACGCTGTGATTGGGCAGATGGTGGAGAACAAGGCAAGTATTTGAAGTGTGATGTACAGGAAATGATTTATGCTGGCAGGGTCCTTACTTTCTGCCTCCTTGTCTTGATTGTCCAAACTTtgctttatattaattttaagatTTTTGATGATCTCCCTGTCCAAGTCATTTCACTATTCATTACATCTATAAGGGAAACTATTTTTTGATATCTTCTAAGCACCTTAATTGTTTGTCATCAGTTTTTTTCATGTCCTTTTCTTGTTATCGCATGCAAACAGGTTATCTCTCAATTATGTCTACTTCTGTCATTACCCTGAACGCTGCAATCATTTgaactctctcttctttcttccaaggATGACATTTGAGTTTCTACACATGGCTCTATAGTTATGTCGTGTCTATAGCTTCCTGCAGCATCTTACAATCCTCTTCATGAGTGCCCATTAGTGGTAGAGCATTCTATTTATTCTTTGTGTGTGCAcatgggtggaggtgggggtggggcaGCATCTTGAACCATGGACTCACACCCTTGTTTTGTTATGCAGGTCGTGCCAGCTGACCCTCAGTGGTTGGTGATCATACGCTATCTATTGTATGGTGTGTCTGCCGTCtgcctcctcgtcttcatcctgGTGGTGGCCTTTACTGGGTGAGTGCTTCAGGGAGGGTAATTCAGTaatttttgtttatatgtttatttttttacatgcaTCTTCGTAGTGTATTCCATCACAATTTCTTGTTATCTAATTTTACTTTAATCTGAAGGGAATGTTTCTTCATGTTGATCTTTTCCATTATGCATGAAATTGAtatccttcaccctcttctttttgCTTGTGTTCCTTATCCTCTCAGCAcagcctttttttctttatttactcctcCTTGCTTCATCTAACATTCCACTTACTCACATCCTAACTCCTTTATTCACCTGATCAACTACATTCTCATTTTAATTGCTAACCCCCTTCTCAACACCATAAcacagcattttttttatttta
This genomic window from Eriocheir sinensis breed Jianghai 21 chromosome 34, ASM2467909v1, whole genome shotgun sequence contains:
- the LOC127007020 gene encoding uncharacterized protein LOC127007020 isoform X2, with amino-acid sequence MPPVDVYTQRYEDTATQNFKDLSEIPLANNVTNPLQIVAGPLGFGNAVQLDMNQEQCLSIVDTEETKSGLYDPASATAGFSVSLWMKAFYTEEKFLNTRLSQNYPREYIISTGGDTVGHPGVAIYQHGVFLHGVVSTGTEYWEASVPGAVPHDKWTNVGLRWAASIGVELLINSGIQGHTKYPVSVEASSDPVVLETTIGCRRNPDPAATIRYDGYSTVKLDEYSTWDHYLEGNNSIYFLGGYVGEPSYFTPEVFSRLLQDTDLSDPEQREVAADVLTAFLLDAEGTSENEEMVEEVAAGGNASSNSNNTANTTANDSDAAETKEFQDMAKLVLKLSDPSGLRAIQTEEQTRRSLNILSAACTLIKHKRMEEWKKFAAQEDGRTLMEFVRHLEQFTLASALAHARSDSPTSPIAATLDCVNVQLDTQKVDQFREPSQDLFTPMYKGNARLLEEWDYRIDRVEVPRDLFTDPRCQDRFVAIVSQVYKNLHKLQDHPLPLKAGRLNTKVDNFIDSRIISLKVGATQVRKRSGTVDPETPPCKPSPLKSKMKPRLTHETNLKPLRRLLFHANLTNTELEGRRCVWFNPEEGDNGAWQGEGCRVWQVGEDFTKCMCRQEGMYAVIGQMVENKVVPADPQWLVIIRYLLYGVSAVCLLVFILVVAFTGDLKEQFHLMGLCLAACLLGGSIFMVVSDMEDIRTDRHSCAAIGTLLHACYLGAGAWIAMIGHASFKCVTVGIVGGRMKQYGYLAAGVTLVSVGCTYTFFLNDLGNDPRCFISWYNSPKEVFFAPQVVFCGVALFCAIVVVVNLHTAAFKNKPTLDDYRSFSRGASLLIVYFSLTWSLAIVTYLHLDLYINFYPVFQILNALSGVVLLLCLGVCSSRFRMVFTGQAKLRREKLLQYMRRNDEGVQQNKVLLSPSVAPSPRPSGRPRSVTPAALSPSRPPSSNLEVPDARPRSGFSFK
- the LOC127007020 gene encoding uncharacterized protein LOC127007020 isoform X1, which encodes MMKPNPLRVTRGIRFLAHQGKTTTEGRMSNARHLCFSWICIRTASGLASTGASHCHHFWSHHHHVLQQLPKHTNTHTFIYGLYCKSCALGLSDPNPPTTLAPATMPPVDVYTQRYEDTATQNFKDLSEIPLANNVTNPLQIVAGPLGFGNAVQLDMNQEQCLSIVDTEETKSGLYDPASATAGFSVSLWMKAFYTEEKFLNTRLSQNYPREYIISTGGDTVGHPGVAIYQHGVFLHGVVSTGTEYWEASVPGAVPHDKWTNVGLRWAASIGVELLINSGIQGHTKYPVSVEASSDPVVLETTIGCRRNPDPAATIRYDGYSTVKLDEYSTWDHYLEGNNSIYFLGGYVGEPSYFTPEVFSRLLQDTDLSDPEQREVAADVLTAFLLDAEGTSENEEMVEEVAAGGNASSNSNNTANTTANDSDAAETKEFQDMAKLVLKLSDPSGLRAIQTEEQTRRSLNILSAACTLIKHKRMEEWKKFAAQEDGRTLMEFVRHLEQFTLASALAHARSDSPTSPIAATLDCVNVQLDTQKVDQFREPSQDLFTPMYKGNARLLEEWDYRIDRVEVPRDLFTDPRCQDRFVAIVSQVYKNLHKLQDHPLPLKAGRLNTKVDNFIDSRIISLKVGATQVRKRSGTVDPETPPCKPSPLKSKMKPRLTHETNLKPLRRLLFHANLTNTELEGRRCVWFNPEEGDNGAWQGEGCRVWQVGEDFTKCMCRQEGMYAVIGQMVENKVVPADPQWLVIIRYLLYGVSAVCLLVFILVVAFTGDLKEQFHLMGLCLAACLLGGSIFMVVSDMEDIRTDRHSCAAIGTLLHACYLGAGAWIAMIGHASFKCVTVGIVGGRMKQYGYLAAGVTLVSVGCTYTFFLNDLGNDPRCFISWYNSPKEVFFAPQVVFCGVALFCAIVVVVNLHTAAFKNKPTLDDYRSFSRGASLLIVYFSLTWSLAIVTYLHLDLYINFYPVFQILNALSGVVLLLCLGVCSSRFRMVFTGQAKLRREKLLQYMRRNDEGVQQNKVLLSPSVAPSPRPSGRPRSVTPAALSPSRPPSSNLEVPDARPRSGFSFK